A single Bacteroidota bacterium DNA region contains:
- a CDS encoding T9SS type A sorting domain-containing protein — MKRTITQLLILLNSLLFAQAPKLYVHIVSHNEPSDNLQTQINYTKAKNNALQMANIVDTKNVKWNLQTSDGFVLGALQYDNGGTTANDIFEILASTPYNDNIEIDPRSKNMNGRNIADQWYLLDSLGANPTHHLGGCIYATTNATLQPIDWLQYRNPIIGNVFGNSWQCSMITGAGSYPPHSNDLNDFGIFKPDTTTNFYNHNPAKNLWCMGTGCAPVLDSLDNEQDIIDLIQGQVDSIQQGLWPGNKFYVTRIMTNQREYGPLFFQKINKVIDSLNAIGSNKLEWATISEVFTAFQAWQQTPADYSQWLCGQTATGIVTTTLLQDAFTISPNPSNGVCMVSATDFNKHEIVVYDYLGKKIMDATLTQKCELNLSNLNSGIYQLLIDGAFISRIVKE; from the coding sequence ATGAAAAGAACAATTACACAATTACTTATCCTACTTAACAGCCTTTTATTTGCACAGGCGCCAAAACTATATGTGCATATTGTTTCACACAATGAGCCATCAGACAACCTACAAACACAAATTAATTATACAAAAGCCAAAAACAATGCCTTGCAAATGGCAAATATTGTTGACACCAAAAACGTTAAATGGAATCTACAAACATCAGATGGGTTTGTATTAGGCGCTCTTCAATATGACAATGGTGGAACAACAGCAAATGATATTTTTGAAATACTTGCTAGTACCCCTTATAACGACAACATTGAAATAGATCCTCGCTCCAAAAATATGAACGGCAGAAACATTGCTGACCAATGGTACTTGCTGGATTCTCTGGGTGCCAACCCTACACACCACTTGGGAGGATGCATATACGCCACTACAAACGCCACGCTTCAGCCTATTGATTGGTTGCAATACAGAAACCCCATTATTGGAAATGTATTTGGCAACTCTTGGCAATGTTCTATGATAACAGGTGCAGGAAGTTATCCTCCACATAGCAATGACTTAAATGATTTCGGCATTTTTAAACCTGACACAACAACTAATTTTTACAATCACAATCCAGCAAAAAACTTATGGTGTATGGGAACAGGATGTGCTCCGGTGCTAGACTCATTAGACAACGAACAAGATATTATTGATTTAATTCAAGGGCAAGTAGATAGTATTCAACAAGGATTATGGCCGGGAAATAAATTCTATGTTACTCGTATAATGACAAATCAAAGAGAATATGGCCCATTATTTTTTCAGAAAATAAACAAAGTAATCGATTCGTTAAACGCAATTGGCTCAAACAAACTAGAATGGGCTACCATAAGCGAGGTGTTTACTGCATTTCAAGCATGGCAACAAACTCCGGCTGATTATAGTCAATGGCTTTGCGGACAAACAGCTACAGGCATTGTCACTACAACTCTCCTGCAAGATGCGTTTACAATTTCCCCAAATCCATCTAATGGAGTATGTATGGTATCTGCAACCGATTTTAACAAACACGAAATTGTCGTTTATGATTATTTAGGAAAAAAAATAATGGATGCCACATTAACACAAAAATGCGAATTGAATTTAAGTAATTTAAACAGTGGAATCTATCAGCTTTTAATTGACGGAGCATTTATAAGCCGCATTGTAAAAGAATAA